The Helianthus annuus cultivar XRQ/B chromosome 15, HanXRQr2.0-SUNRISE, whole genome shotgun sequence genomic sequence ATTCATCCAAAAAACAATCCAATCTCAACTAGGATTTATGTAACTGatcatagttttatctaaaaacaactatttttattgtaaatattaagcattttaagaatatttttattagttataaacaatattgcattgtacGATGTGAGTAACAGTTACAACAATGATGAAATATTGGAATAGAAGACACAAGGTTAATTAACGGAAATATGGAACATCAATATTATCTTAATAtcgtattttattaaaattaagaaaTCAAATCTTAAGATAATGCAAACCGGTTAACTTGCACGGTGCATGATAACACCCCTTTTAAAcaatataaaaaaatcaaaaaagggAAATATGATTGGTGGGAATGAATGGGTCCCACATGCATACCTTATAGTACTCGTCATTGGGGTAATGAAATTGCCCATAACACTCCCATAGCGCCCAAGAAATTGGGAAAGGGCGCCAAAGAGGATGAGGTGACAAAGGACGCTATACCACATCCGCTGTTCTAAATAACCCAAAATTTTTGCTTTTGGTATACAATTTTTTAATATGCTCTGCAACCGTCTacatttttatatttaatttttgaCCTAATAAATCAGTTCGCTAAATTTCAATTATTTATGTATTTAAAATTTCAAATTGGTTACATTGAAAAGAACGATTAGATGTGAAATTAAATATTACGAAACATTGTTTTAATTTCTAAAGGATGGAGataaaataggaagtttatttggctagtaAGGCTAgcaagtgatcttgaccatccatttagttaatcaatggttaagattaaatgatggaaattgaagggaagaaaagaggcgtttgagtttgtttaggggcattctagtcaattcaAGCCAAtggtttctctctcctccaattccacccaattttttaaacgttaataactctttcatacgacattatttttttataaaaatttcaccaaaaaaacgagcgtttttttatctttaaaacgagtatactattgctatatttcaaaaaaaaatttaaaaacccagttacgtaaaacgcaatagaaaaacactcagttacgtaaaacgcaatgaaaaaaaaacctaaaaaatgacatttttctaaatcgcaatgcaccaaaaacacaaagaaatgtcttatttgtaaaacgcaatggccagaaaacacaaagaaatgtcttatttctaaacgcaatagcctaaaaactcaaaagaaaatgtactttctaaaacgcaatggactaaaaacacataacgcaatgcaccaaaaacacaaacaaatgtcttatttctaaaacgcaatggccagaaaacacttaaaatgtctgttttctaaaacgcaatggactgaaaacacataaaaatgtgttttacctaaaaagcaatgcaccaaaaacacaaagaaatgtcttatttataaaacgcaatggccagaaaacacttaaaaatgtctcatttctaaaacgcaatagcctaaaaaacaaaagaaagtgttctctgtaaaatgcaatggactgaaaacacctaaatatgtgttttacctaaaacgcaatgactaaaaacacttcaaaaatgtgttttacctaaaacgcaatgactaaagacacttaaaatgtgtttttttctaaaacgcaatagacagaaaacacataaaattctcttatttctaaaacgcaatggacacataaaactgtctgtgaACTGTTTGTGAATTGTCTGTGAACtttctgaattgtctacgaattactgtcttcgaaatgagccaatttctggaaaattaattttttctgatgcattttgtgaattgtctgtgaactgtctgaattgtctacgaattgtctgtgaactgtctgaattgtctacgaattttTCTGAATtatcaaccccagccaggggctctgccccttggaccccgccaggggctgccgcccccagacccccgccaagatcgtaaaacgcaatgactaaatcaaaaaccagatcgtgaaaatgaaattaaagaatttcttacatggatcgaagccgatttcttcatcaattgacgaaatttgaatgatagaaacacttattaGCGATTGAATCGAAcagatcgagtgattatcttcaaaatcacgggaaaaaacgagattttgaatgaaattaaactgggttttcttcaaaaaaaactgaagaacacgttgatcgggtgtttgaatcattgattgatgacgaaaatcgcactataatgtagtgattattgagatagtaagtgaagaaaaggttggagatggtgggttttgaagtaactggggagaagaaggaagaagaaaggatgagattgactaaaataccctttctctttattttaaaatttaccacatgtcataatcctatggcttcctatccttcctagccaaaataaacttcctatttgatcttttccatTCTTTAGAAAACAAACAACTAATCAAACGAAAAAAGAGAAACAACGTTttaattgtgacaaccctcaaaattacatgtatccgtacgattcattaatgttaattaaagtccTTGATgtctgtgctgaattacttaactgctttctgatttctgtgtcatacttacatgtgcttgttaacatactagtcttgtgcagaaaagttactaaatagtcatGTATGCCTTCctgagtgttgggaattaaaaatgttacaaaaagatatatataggACACAAAACAGAATAACTTGACACCTTAACGAACCgatatctaaccgaacaaccggacattacccggaacaccaaaataatgctaaaagcattgtttttatttttctgaactagttatggttcccgaacatcataacacctcctaaAAATATCTACTAACTAAAGTATGTAACTAACACTTGATTTATAACTAGATTGTAACCAAATTGGTTAGCACCTAAGCTAGACCCCCCCACCTAGTCTACGGCCAACATGGCCCTTACACATTtgattttatttcatttgtttaATAGATCTTGTTCCCCCCCTAAATGACATGTtatacaagggttaaaaggttaGGAAGGTTATAAGTAATACACTTGAGATCATAAGCTCATTCTCACACACACACTAACACATAGAAATCCTTCTTCTCCCTTGGGAGCTCTCGGCTGAAACCAACCCACCATACATCCTCCATCATTCAATCTTCTTCAACCATTCTAAGGCCATACAAAGGTGTTAAGGGTtatacaacgaagcttggtgttcTCGGAAGTTGAATGACCTTctctatttgctattaaccaccacttttcttctcttgaacttccctagccttgagctagtggtaagaacttgaATCCCTTCATTTTACATCTTATGAAAGTGGTTAAAGTAGAATGCATGATGTTaaacttgaagaacactaagaatcaaaaGAATAAAACCTTTACATAAGCTTAAATCATGAAGAAACCATGTTATTTTAGTGTTGATATGCttgttgattattgtttgttTGTGGAAATGGTGTTGATCATCATgtagtcttgctagatcatgattagaaacataatctagcaagatgagaggatgaacatgTTAAAGGTTATGGATCATCCTCACTAAAGTCTTGAACTTGAAAGAACAACCTTGTTTTCTTGAAAAGTAATAAACAAAGTAAGTTGTTAAACACATGGATCTAAATATTTatgaatgatttttaaagaaaccaagttaaaatacaagttttactaaatcttggttcttacataaatatACATCATTTTGgtaaacacatgtgtaacaagaaaaatacttGAAGAAGCATTTTCAGAAAATATGAACATAAGTTGTAAAGatccatattctttaaaaatggagtttttaaagaagcaatcacactttaaaggggtacaagacttactaaatacactagtaagttagtacacatttttataaactttcaagttcatgatatagaaattaatgcttgtttttttttacaaagaTTGATAAGTAAAGATTTTATATTGTTGGTTGAGGATTGTTTGGATGAAttcttgaaaagaaaatgatatgctaataagcatggacacctccgtttacaaaggaaactctggcgaaattttctaaaaattccaacacttagaaaatatttttctaaacaagcgttacaagtatattttataacttgggttTCGAATaaaaacttcgccataatttttgtaacaaaatacaaagtgtcggaggttggttttgtaaataaaaatggataaatatatgtttagaatatatatcttatactagaacacttgtgtggatacttgtttattttgtgagatagttatattattttaggataaaataatctaacttaacaaagtaccttgacattagaattatgtggtatgtgatagaagtaatgagtagctaaaccgtacgtaggatacgtgttatgcatgcacGAAAAACTGATTgctatctgtaccttattaggacgtgcttgatttctgattattagagtaactaatctaaccgagcaaaccaatgtgagttcactaagcatgggattcccggtggttgggcatgggttaaagaattaaaacggaacctacatatcctccttgggtaggatatgtaccgccatcctccatgggtaggatgccaatataaatcctgcgtattctccttgggtagaatacgtacgttcgtcctccttaggtaggacaacaaccttaaaacttactagacaaaactctatcattaagtccctcaatttatatcgacttaatcgccaaggccaatggcgagcgggtcattagttaatagttctattaggtttaacaaacctcacaccgtgccagtcggacgggcgtgtactaatggactatggaaaactgtcaatgatgatagacattgacgtagggcacaacttactttcgttagtagtcgatatggtaacggtctagtggtttacatggggaagcccccactgatcatggatatggtttgggtaataaagaaggaactggttaatcatattttcaactatggggtaacccccacgacaagtaagccagcaaaagacaaaccatgttttcgaaaacaacttaaaactaaacaaccaaccgtgaactcactcaactttgttgctgactcgttgttacatgccttacaggtcgttagatccttatggagcttgcacgaggaggaggtcgttgtgggatatggactattatgtcccgtgcttaatatttgaactttatgaacttataagacttatgttttggttttcacgttttatgcttccgctgtttaatttgaacttggttaactagattttgatcaccaattatattgtgagGTTGGATTTTATCTatcttaattacgttgttcaatatgattggtggcttgatcctggtcatgtcacacctccaagcggtgatactccgcatggtggattttgggggtgtgacattaatatatattaaatcaCTTGTTGTCATATATACAAAAAaatatttgatacatttatattatttaaagataaacattaaatctatctatactttctataaaaggagaaatccaagtgacataagaaaaactgatgtgtcagcaggagagcATATctaacaaggcttttcttatgtcattattacatcataatacctaatatataaatcagtttaaaatacatttaatgcTCTATCAAACCACTGCCTTGtgtattttcaaattttaaaggtTTGGCCCACATTCTAAAGGGCAAACCACCACCCATCTACGAGAAAGGAGCAGCTGGTTCCTTTGGCAAACGTATACTTAGCAGCAACAGTTGTTGTTATCTTCCGTAATACTTTTAGATCAGCAGATGTTTGACGCTAATTACCgggaaattcaaattcaaatatgCATGGGAATAAGTAATtagcaattaatgcatgtcactcagaTTCAAACTCCTGTCAATCATCCTTCTTATATAAGGCTTTTCTTCTCATTTCCCTCTTCATATTTCATCACGCTTTCATCTTCTctgattttgaaatttgaaatttgaaatttaatcacaatccgaatTCCGAATTAGAAGCATGTCAATATCAGTTGACAGTAATAATCTTAGTTTTGTTAACGATTTGAATCCTGGGAAGGATATGTGGAACATGAAGGCGAGAATTATTCGAAAATGGAATCAGGGTTACAAGATGGAGTTCATCTTCATTGATGAGAAGGTAATTTGTATCTCTGCTTTTCCGTTTTATTTTAGAAAATGTAGTGTTGTATGCTAAGAAGATaatttctttaaatgttcttCATGGTGCTAAGATTCAAGCAGGTATTAAGAGTCATCTGGTACCTGTTTTTGATGGACAGCTGCAAGAAGATGCTGTTGCGATTCTGTCGAAATTTGGTGCTGGTGAgaataaagatttatataaaGTAGTAGTGCAGCCttataaaatcaacttttatAGATGCACAACTGTTACTCGTGTGAGAGGTTGGCAAGGTGTTGAGTATGGTTTCAATTTCAGAGTTTATGAAGATATTCTTCAAGGAGAGGCGTTAAACGCTTTGAGTGTTGGTAgtgtatatttttgtaatcatgtcTTGCTTGTATAATATCAGAAAGTTTTACTTATATTCTTGTATAATGTGATCATATAGATGTTGCTGGATCTGTGATTTCTTGTGGAGATCTTGAAATCTTTGATCGACCTCCAAAGGAGACTAAGAAGATGAATTTCGATATTGAAGATTTGGAGTTCGTTGTTGTTTATATGTTCAGTCATGTAGTGATCATAAAATATATTTAATGATGTtaataaataagatgaagaaTGTTTGTATTTAATGTGGGATCATGTAATGGTAATAGATGATGTTTATATTGTTTGTATGTAATGCTGAATCATGGTAATAAATAAGGTCTACAGTTTATTCTTAGTGAATATAGTACTTAATTTATGGCTCATTTGCTACTCTAATAAATGTTATAGTTTTCCTgatttattttctatttttattcattcaatgttgttttgatatgAATATTCTTTTCATGTAGTGGTAAGGTTTTGCGGTGTACTGTGTGGAATGATTATGCTCTGCAGATTAAGGACTTCATTTCTAAAGTCCCACCTAATGAGCATGTGATGGCTGTTATACAACATGGAAAGTGTAAGGAATGGAAAGGTATTTTTGTTACTTTCTGCAAATCATAACTATACTGTTTATTTTTGGCAATATAAAGACAGGTATACATTAAATATTTATATACTTTTCCATGTAGGTGAATATACTATTCAAAGTGATAAGTTTGCAACACGAATTTTTCTGAATCAAGAAATTGATGAAGTTGATGAGCTAAGGAGGAGGTAATTCTCAATGTAATTTCTATTGTATATAGATGTTCAAGTCAAATACTTGGTTTCATGTCATTTGTATACTAATTATAATCATTTGTGGTATTCAAAAGGCGTATATTGAAGTTTAGACAAGGGAGTAGTTCTACTTCTCAAACGATACTATCGTCTCAGAGTATTTTTCCATTACATAAAGAATTTGTAATGAAGGTgtgaagaaacatgttgatgagatTAGCGAGATAGAAGAGGTTTCACTTCTTTGTATATAGTTTGGTTATTTGTTTGGTTTGTCACCTGCGTGTTTTTACAGGAAGTGTCTTGTGTTTTTACAGGAAATGTCTTGTGTTGTGTTGTGGTTGCGACAATTAAGATTGTGCAAGAAGAGTATGGTTGGTTTTATGCTGCCTGTCGTAAGTGTTTCAAGAAGGTGATGGGTAAAAGTGAATACTTGCAGAATGTTGAGAATGTTTCAGACGATATTCTTCGATTGCTTGCGACTTCTTTGGTTTGTATCAGATGTCATACTGAATGTACATCGATCACCACAAAGTAAGCAATGATGATTATTTAgcgttatatttatataagtaacaTTCTAAGACTCATATTTGAATATAGTTTTGTAGTTTACTTAGTTAGTTGTGTATCTTTCAGGTTCAAGGTGCAAGTGCGGGTGCAGGATGAGAGTGGTAGTGTTTCTTTTGTTATGTTTGATAGAGATGTTCAGAAGCTTCTTGGATTAGCGGCGAGTTACATAATAGAGAGGCAGGTTAAGGCCAATGATACTGGATTCCCTCATGAGATATTTCGATTGGTTGATAAGAAGGCTGCTTTTAAGATTGATGTTTCAGAGTTCAATCTTAAAAATGACTATTGTGTTTATACTGTGCAAAAAACAACTGATGATCCAGTAATAATTGTTGAGTTGGTTGGTGGAGATGGTAATGGTGATGAAAATACTGATGAGGTAGCATATAAAATTACTCTTTCaatctatttatttttcttttgagttttaaacactGGATTGTGTACTTTTTTATATGATCTCATATATTATGATCCTTTAGGTTACTCAAGAGGTAGCTGACGTTAAAGACGTTAACCTTTCAGACTCTTCTCAGGTGTCTGCTGAACGAACTTCAAGGGTGAGTATTTATTTTTAAAGTATGCTTAGTACGTTTAAAAAGAgttcattattttattaaatgagatcAATAGTTGTTTTATGATCTGTTGGAAGGATGCTGTCTCTGTTACGGCCGACTCTTCAgtcgttgaagttgaaaaggattCTGGATCAAGTCCCAATGGAAAGCGGATGGCTCAAGATGCTGATGTTGCCAACGTTGGTGAGCTATCCACTAATGTGAGAAGAACCCGGAAGAAGCTGACTAAGGTTAACAATTAGATGCTTATGAAAAAAACAATTCTTATGAGAGATAAG encodes the following:
- the LOC110913971 gene encoding uncharacterized protein LOC110913971, with the translated sequence MILDSLMRYFDWLIRRLLLRLMFQIIIVELVGGDGNGDENTDEVTQEVADVKDVNLSDSSQVSAERTSRDAVSVTADSSVVEVEKDSGSSPNGKRMAQDADVANVGELSTNVRRTRKKLTKVNN